From Abditibacteriaceae bacterium:
AGTCGAAAGACCCAAAATCACCGAAAAGACAGATGTTCGAAATCTTGCTGCATTGAGAAATGCGCAACGGTTGTTCGCAAGAACGACCAACGGGCTTCTATGATTCATTTCTGAAGTCCGGCTGAAAGCTCGCCAGAGCTGAAGCGAACACTCTCTCCACTCGTTATCGTGAAAACGATAAAGACACCCAACCTAAACGCAACCCAGTTCTCAGTGTGCTAAAGCACTACACAAAAAAGCCCCCGCTTTCGCGGGGGCTTTTTTCGTGTCTGGATCCCCATATCTCAGTTTGAGAAGACTGCCCATTCAACTAAAAAGCAAACTATTAAAGGTGCGGTCGATTTCGATCGTACTTATTTCTCGTTCATCGCGCGCAGTGAGCAGTAGCCGAGCAATAATCCAATTGCGAAAACCAGTGTTACCGTCAAAGGGTTGGGAAACGGGTCGGGGTTTTGCCAGTTATTGAAAAGAGTTTTAATCAAATGCGTCGGATGTAACAGCGCGTTCCAACTGTTGAAGCGCAAAAAGCGTCCGACGTAAATGCCATAGCCGCATAGCAGCAAAACGAAGCATGCTAGCGTCCAACCGATGCTCTTACCAAATCGCTCTTCAATCGCGGCATGAACATCAGCGAGAGAATAGTAGCCGAAAACCGCACCGGTTCCCGCGCACGACATGAGCACTGCAAGGTCGAGCCAAACTTGCGCGGCTGTGTGGTCTTTGAGATGGAGTAAATCAGTGAGGATGTAAGGTGCGTTGGGGAAGAAGAGCAGCCACAAGATAAACCACACGATTTGCAGCACTGATTTTCGGCCCGATGCCG
This genomic window contains:
- a CDS encoding DUF1361 domain-containing protein, which translates into the protein MNLSRERQRPALCAALFVWCCALIMLRVSKNPSALYTFLLWNLFLAALPLVFGAAFRAASGRKSVLQIVWFILWLLFFPNAPYILTDLLHLKDHTAAQVWLDLAVLMSCAGTGAVFGYYSLADVHAAIEERFGKSIGWTLACFVLLLCGYGIYVGRFLRFNSWNALLHPTHLIKTLFNNWQNPDPFPNPLTVTLVFAIGLLLGYCSLRAMNEK